The following DNA comes from Salvia splendens isolate huo1 unplaced genomic scaffold, SspV2 ctg273, whole genome shotgun sequence.
GGAATTTAGTTTCATCCCTTGAGGAAGGATTAAAGCTCATCAACAGGTAGTCTGTGCTTCCTCTTCTTTACATCAGTGAATTTTGGTAGATTCTTAGAACCGGAACTTCTTGTGATGCAGGGAGGATTCTCTGTAAACTCAGCTCCCAAGGAATTTATCGGTAAATTGCTAAACCTTTTTTGATAGCACTGCACATCGGGTTGTTGGGGGCTGCCACCCCCTATACCAACACAAGGCGGTGCAGTTCATGGTAATGAGAATAATTATCAGTCCGCCGGACCCAGAGTATCAAGTAGTCAATCAACAATGGCTATGTCTTCATTAGTTTCTCAATCTATGGAGCCTATAAATGAATGGGCAGCTGATAACAAAAAGACTATGCACACAAGAAGTGTTTCAGCACCTGAATTAAAAGGAGTCCAATGCAGGTTTCTCTCAACCTTATATTTGTTATTTTTCCCGTAGAGGCTTGTTCAGATAGATTTATGATGTATGTTTCTACAAATAATGTCTACTTTCATACCTTTTCTTGACATGTAGAGTCAGGCTGACCACCAAAAGAAACTAGTTCTGCTAGCACACAGGACAAAGCACCAGCTGCAGGCAATACGTCTCGCTTGGGTCGTTTTAGTTTTGGATCTCAGCTATTTCAGAAGAGACTGTTGGTGTAGTATCAAACCACGAGGCCGTCAGGTATTGAATGAGCTCCCTGTTCCCAAAAGATGTCTTGGGATTTATTTTATAAtgtgaatatacatttattgatTGGTTGATCCTATTTGCACTTTTTCACAGGCAAAATGGGTGATGATACAAATAGTTTTTATTATGATGAAAAACTCAAGAGATGGGTGGAGGAAGGTGTTGAACCTCCTGCACCTGAAGCAGCtcttccaccaccaccacccaaGGCTTCTGTTTTTCAGAATGGAGCATCAGAAAAGAGTTTCTTGCAAAGTGAATCCTCATAAACAATGGGAATCAAGAATTTATAAGCCCAAGCACTATGGATAACAGTTCAGGAATGCCCCCACTTCCTCCGACAGCCAATCAGTACTCAGCACGTGGAAGGATGGGTGTTCGCTCTAGGTAAATTCTTACCACTACTTTTATACTTCATCGTGAAACAGAACAAAACTGCAGAATAATGCTCAGGTAAGGACTTGTTTGGTGCTCAGGCATCTGGGACTGAACTTATATTTAGCTTCACTCACAGCTTTTATCTCCCATGTTATTGTTATTCTGGGACGTCGGAGTTGTATTGCTAGTATTCCCAAAAAAACATGGGCATTCTATTGAACCATTGCTTTCTAGGAGCACAACTTTTCTTCTACCAAGAGAACTAATGTTGCAATTGTTTGAAAGAGAAGCTATCAAGTACTGAGCTCAATCTGATTAGTTCCCTCTTTTAATGGCCAGGTATGTTGACACTTTCAACCGAGGTGGTGGGAATGCAGTAAGTGGGTTCCAGTCGCCTTCTGTACCTTCTGCAAAACCTGCGGGTGGTGCCAACCCAAAATTCTTTGTTCCGGCACCAGTATCCCATGGTGAGCAGCCAGTTGTTGACACGCATGTAGAACAAAAGCAAAACACTTCATTCACTACTTACGAAGATGCTTCTTCCTCCCCTCCAAATGAGACATTCTATTCGCCTCGTCCCTCATCTCCCATGGCGCCCATGCCAAgatttggaagcatgaataacATATACAACAAAGGGGCAAGTGATAGTTCCTTTGCGTCAGACTCACGGCGTACTGTTTCGTGGGGAGGGAGCATAAATGATGCAATGAGCCCTCCAAATAGGACGCAACCTGCAGGAGAGTCGGTGAGTATGCGTCCTCCTCCTTTCATGCCAAATGACACTTTATTAGTAGATTCCTCCGTGAATGGTGGTGGTTTCGGAGAATAATAGTATGAAATCAAACTCTGAACCCCTCGAGATGTACATAACAAATTTTGCCATACAGCCGCCGAGCCTGCTCAATTCACAGATCCacaaattttctttcttttttattttcttttattttctttataccCAAAATTCTCCAATTATATGTGTAATGCTTTTAACATTGTATGTTAAATGTTAGTTTGTTACCTGGTAACCTACAGTATCGGGAAAGTAATAGTGTGTGATCTGTACAtttgatttgtttatttatttgagagaagaataatCGAAATTTTTGGTAAGTTATAACAGTTCAATAAGAGGTAACATTTTGTTTCATTCACTCCCTGACAGGTACAAGAAGTGATACCGATTACATTTAAGATAGTAGGCATTTGACGTATTTTACAGCAAATTGCAAAATCTTGGTGTTCCAATGAGGACGTAGTTACAATAATTCTAATTGAAatgtcaaaaaaataaaataaaaaaatcagctGATCAAGGTGCTCGAGGTAAGGGTATTGCATCTcttagagcatcattaaccccATCCCCATTTCAGGCCTCAAGTCctctccacgtcatcattcccctatagttgcggcccaggccccaactgctctaaccctgcaggccccaacccgggccacaactaataaatgacactattcacaacttcaacctattttactcataaatgcaatacgttgaataattcaaaccgggaaaatttattgttcagtcgaaaaaagaaaattacaaatcctaggaaaaaaaattacaaatcctagaaaaaaaatttattaagccctaaaaaataaaaaaattacaagtcctagaaaatatattgaaataatttagagGATAGAAATTGAGAAATTGGTGAAGAATGTTGAAGAAATGGTATAAATgggcaaaaaaataaaaaaaaagaaaaataaaattttttttgggGTTTGCGGCCCGTCCCGAACCCTCCAACGCTAGCCCGGGCCGGAccccgggaccggcccaggccgcAACTTCCGCTCGTCCAACGCAATGCCCGGGCTTGGACTCGCtttttgcggcccggcccctagAGTTATTGATGCTCTTATGTTGTCAACCCCAGTTGCGAAATCCACAAGCCTCTGGAACCCAAATCTGAATCCTTTATGGGGAGCtaccaaacaagaaaacacaTGTTGCATATAAAAGGGCAGAATAGTCTCATTCACTTCCAAGTATGCAATTTGACTACACTGTGCCGTGCCAGaaacaaatattttaaattttttagaggCTTAATCTGAAGCTTGGAGGATTCTTCATTTgatttttcaacaaaaaaagGTTTGATTTTAGCATGTCATCATCGTAATCAGGTTCAGGATCAACCTTCTATTGTAGAACAAGCTTTAGCATCCATGGGCTTTTTCATAGCCTCTTCTCCCTTCAACGTTACTCATCTCCATTTATTCTAAATGTCAGTGTTTTTTCTCTTGCATGAAGTGTCACATCCCCAATAGCCAAGAATGGTTGCCTAAACAGAATAAGCATGTGTTTGTTGTCTTCCTCCATATCCAAATTTAAATTTCCACATATAGAATGAGCTTATCAACTTTCAGTAGGACATCTTTCAGCATTCCTCTCAGCTTGATAATAGACTGATCAGCTAGCTGGAGATGTATGTTTGTTGACTTCTTCATTCTTTTAAGAAGACCAATTTCTTCTGCAGTCTTTAGAGCCATCGACAAAGTGTTAGATTCTTGATCAAGTAAACAGTCGAAAACTGCTTATTATTATCTCTGTCACATGGGATATGGCAGCTTCCCGAATCTCTCAATTTTGGAGGTTGAAGGTATCTAGCTAGTCaaaatttgtgaataatgagcaCTTAATAGAACCATACCTTCCTTTTGACAATTTTCATTTGCTTGAAATGAAGTCTTTGCGCATGGTAAAAACTTTTGgaaaatgcgtcaattaataaGGGAGACTTCAACATTCACCTTTCTTAGAATCTCGTTCATCCATTAAAAACCGTGCGGCTGCTTTTTATTTGCGAAAGGGAACAATGGGAGTGGAAAATGATTAGGAAATTTGGATCTCGTGTTGGGCTCAACTTCTTCCTTTCCCTTGCTGCAGCTGCAACCTTTTCTTGCATGTGCTCCTCAGTCCTCTCCATGCGGCACAGCAGTAGTCCACCCACGTGTGAAGTGTTTGGACTAACTGAGGTTGCCTCTAACTCTCTTGCACTTCTTAATGTCATAGCCTTACAATGCTCCACGTCCTTTACGTTTGTCACCAGGGGCGGACGCACATGGTGAGAAGGGTAGGGCTTATGCCCTTacccaattttcattttttgtaattttctacttctaaattttttaaaattttagaaattgaTGTTAAGCCCTAACCAAATAATGCTACTGAAGAACAAATTCTCTTGGAACGAATGATTGTAAGGGGCTGAAAATTTAAAGAAGGAAAAAGTGAAAAATTGCAGAGAAAATGTATAATAATAGCGCTGCTGGAtgtgaggaagaagatgactaacttaaaattaaattaactaatataaaaaaaagtcaaattGACCACATTAATAACTTTGACAAGtattttactttttgaaaagaGACTTCAAACTTATAAAGTGCTATCAATTTTGTTCctttttcaattaaatttgtcttcttaataaaatttaagtacTCTACTTGTATATTGCAATTTAAAAAAAGCAAAGGGTTTAGAGGAGCGGCATAAAAAATGGTGAACATGAGGGTTTTAGCCTTTTGAGACATTAGagaattaaatttcaaattctacACAAATTGTTGGGTAAAGAATTTATTAAACTTGTTAATTTTGTATTCCAtctcttatttttaaaattttgagagaATAGTTGCAAGCTTGTAAAACAATTATAACAATGGTTATTTTGAAgttgagttttattttttttagttaatgaTATAgtctttttgttatttttattagatACATTTTGGACTAGTTTGTAAATAcatatgcatttttttatacAGTAGTTGTTAGGATTGCGATTGAcgatttttttctccttctcttttgctTTATTATTTATATGTTCCACTATCTATGACACAGTTTcacctattttttctctctgtctcttactttattaattacgCGTTAAAACCCTTGTCAATCATAAATGACTTATTTATATGGGACGTagggaatatatatatagtggaGCCCAGCCCCTACAGCCaattttttctgcgtccgcccctgttTGTCACAATATCACTAGGTAAGTCTTTGGGCTGTCTAATATTGGATGTTGCAGCTAGTTGACCAACTTGGGACTGCATATTTCCCAATGTAGTTAACATCTACGGTTGATACTTAGGCCCTACTTGGTATGGTGGAATGCAATGGGGGAATGGAATGACATTCCTACCTCCATTCCATTCATTTGTTtggtaaatttttttcttaggaGTCACCATTCCATCCATTTAGCTAAGGAATGAccattccatttcatttcattttcctttcttcttattctaaattttaacaaaattatataaatattatttaatttatattcaaatttaatatcatctcaattttataataaaaataaaattcttaATAGTTGAAAAATACACACGCACACATGCGCGCACacacaccaccaccaccaccacacacacacacacatactaacacatatgcacacacacacacaccaccacacacacacgcacgcaCACTAACACATATGCACGCACACACTACCACCACACCACATATACGCACACAAGAAAAATATTtggcaaaaatatttttgaataaatatttttttggcagaatcaacatattaattattcataattCATTCCTTTACTTGACTTAATCTAAAAGACCAAATCAAACAACCTACAAGTGGGAATTTTGGATAAAAATCTCATaagggagatgctctcaaaggagtcttcaaaATATCATTCATCATAGTCTGCCAACAAAAGtcttacaaaataatatttatagcTAGGGTTGGAATCCCAAGAAAAGGGtccaaaataagtgaaaaacGAGTAAAGCAGTAAAAACGTCGGGGCGAACTCTTTGGATTCCGTGGACTTTGCTCAAACGTCGGGTCGGGCGTTCGGGGGATGTGGATTGTCCCGGCCGGGCGAACATTCTGGAATGGCGACGGTGCTCAACGTGCAAACGCCGGGAAGGTCAATAATGTAAGCATTGTTGTTCACTCGCTCTAGGACAATCCCCTCGTGGGGCGAGCTTGGATCTTTCCTTGTAGGGAAAATGTATTTTTCGAAGGTTCACCCACACTCAATCTCCGGGgttgaacaacattttcttCCGCCCTTTGTTCACCCTTTGAGCTACTTGTTCTCTCATCTTGCAGATTCGCTCTTGCACTCGGATGTGCAAGTCCTGTAAAAATTTGACCTTCTCCATCCCACCTACGTCAACCATATAAGACAAAGGCAAATCGGCCATGGACAAGTCCAACGGGGTGAGTGGATTGAAACCATAGACAACCTCAAAAGGGGATTGTTGGGTAGAAGAATGAATGGTCCTATTATAAGCAAACTCGGATATAGGTAAACATTCTTCTCAAGaagttttgttttcaaaaaCCAAGGCACGGAGAAGAGCACCCAAGAAACGATTTACAACTTCCGTTTGACCATTTGTTTGGGGTGTGCGGTGGTAGAGAAAAGAAGTTTGGTACCCATCATACCCCAAAGTGTTTTCCAAAAGAAGCTCAAAAATTTGATGTCTCTATCACTCACAATAGTTCTTGGGACCCCATGGATTCTTACCACCTCTTTGGAAAACAAACTAGCAATGAATTTGGCATCACTTGTCTTCTGACATGTAATGAAGTGAGCTATTTTAGAAAATCTATCCACCACTACGAAAATGCTATCATTTTTTCTAGTAGACATTGGGAGACCCAAAACAAAGTTGAAAGGACcag
Coding sequences within:
- the LOC121789557 gene encoding protein transport protein SEC16A homolog translates to MDNSSGMPPLPPTANQYSARGRMGVRSRYVDTFNRGGGNAVSGFQSPSVPSAKPAGGANPKFFVPAPVSHGEQPVVDTHVEQKQNTSFTTYEDASSSPPNETFYSPRPSSPMAPMPRFGSMNNIYNKGASDSSFASDSRRTVSWGGSINDAMSPPNRTQPAGESVSMRPPPFMPNDTLLVDSSVNGGGFGE